A region from the Silene latifolia isolate original U9 population chromosome 7, ASM4854445v1, whole genome shotgun sequence genome encodes:
- the LOC141590711 gene encoding uncharacterized protein LOC141590711 — protein MPQTTWSRSLPDDLIMEILSWLPVMTLLRFKSASKSLLNLIISPEFVKLHLQRSLIRNSSVTLLHCGEASLAYFDFDHPQRPVVQLDVHPDVIKLLESFRFENSSQLYFPILYYPMITGICNGVVCFGKAKEFVLVGV, from the coding sequence ATGCCGCAGACAACATGGAGTAGGTCTCTTCCAGATGATCTTATCATGGAGATCCTTTCATGGCTGCCGGTTATGACTCTTCTACGCTTCAAGTCGGCTTCTAAGTCATTATTAAACCTAATTATCAGTCCAGAGTTTGTCAAACTCCATCTACAACGATCCCTTATTCGAAACTCTAGCGTAACTCTCCTCCATTGTGGTGAGGCCAGCCTTGCGTATTTTGATTTTGACCACCCTCAACGTCCCGTTGTTCAACTTGATGTACATCCCGATGTCATTAAGCTCCTTGAGTCGTTTCGCTTTGAGAACAGTTCCCAGTTGTATTTTCCCATATTGTACTATCCTATGATTACAGGCATATGCAATGGAGTGGTATGTTTTGGGAAAGCAAAGGAGTTTGTCCTTGTTGGTGTATGA